The Pecten maximus chromosome 12, xPecMax1.1, whole genome shotgun sequence genome includes a region encoding these proteins:
- the LOC117339844 gene encoding uncharacterized protein LOC117339844: protein MNAVHKLIVQCCLAAYFVSCGRFTHDEPDYNKIEYGGILHKKDESVSKQDKDIIAVIQFSYNFVKERFPLSVPDFLNQTKTSDIQKLELVYSIDEENPIYQEDLLEDGHDGVSPLHLILFGFLYKFTLYWETEKTAGFAHQFAVSMFPKEVLSIYSHTFLDLHSHTQRPSTSVPCGNNPQPMDIQSDVLLQSDEGSQEYSPKDASHWLKDSQKLSCEVEPVNLENGYSSKRNFTVMSFNTWNMNSLSGKDKHYVKRIKDFGEVLAKTKPDIIGFQEVRYEYSKGGQLGPSQVQHLADMLEGYQFVFQPGQLQPNSLYEGRTEEGVAIFSKYPIISVNHLLLFRNRSNSADTHQRVCLHAVVSHSTGKTHILNTHLSLSHEAREKAVVEIWRYVRQLQGPVIFMGDLNAEPDERAIKFLRGEVSLEKQQTTGFVDVWFESHGREVPGLTYNTLKKELSKRIDYIFMKKSKDMQLVEVTTPDNKQRGHKAASDHLPVFAKFTLATPNT, encoded by the exons ATGAATGCGGTTCATAAACTGATAGTTCAGTGTTGTCTAGCTGCTTATTTCGTCAGTTGCGGACGATTTACACATGACGAACCGG ATTATAATAAAATAGAATATGGGGGAATATTGCACAAAAAGGATGAATCTGTTTCAAAGCAGGACAAGGATATTATAGCGGTTATTCAG TTTTCCTACAACTTCGTGAAGGAGAGGTTTCCTTTGTCAGTTCCTGACTTTCTCAACCAAACTAAGACTTCTGATATCCAGAAactt GAGCTGGTGTACTCTATTGATGAAGAAAACCCTATCTACCAGGAGGACCTGCTCGAGGATGGACATGATGGTGTGTCACCTCTCCATCTCATCCTGTTCGGATTCCTGTACAAATTTACATTGTACTGGGAGACAGAGAAGACAGCTGGCTTTGCACACCAGTTTGCAGTCTCTATGTTTCCGAAAGAAGTTCTGAGCATTTATTCTCACACCTTTTTGGATCTTCACTCACATACACAGAGACCATCAACATCAGTGCCCTGTGGAAATAACCCACAACCAATGGATATCCAATCAGATGTTTTGTTACAAAGTGATGAAGGCAGCCAGGAGTATTCACCTAAGGATGCTAGTCATTGGTTGAAAGATTCACAAAAACTATCATGCGAGGTGGAACCTGTCAACTTAGAAAATGGATATTCATCAAAACGTAATTTTACAGTGATGAGCTTTAATACATGGAACATGAACTCATTGTCAGGGAAAGATAAACATTATGTGAAGAGAATTAAAGATTTTGGAGAG GTGTTGGCTAAAACTAAACCAGATATCATAGGTTTCCAAGAAGTTCGCTATGAGTATTCCAAGGGGGGACAACTTGGTCCAAGTCAGGTTCAGCATCTGGCTGATATGTTGGAGGGCTATCAG TTTGTATTTCAACCTGGCCAACTGCAGCCAAACAGTCTGTACGAGGGTCGTACGGAGGAGGGTGTGGCAATCTTCTCGAAGTACCCAATAATTTCAGTCAATCATTTGCTTCTCTTCAG GAATAGATCCAATAGTGCTGACACTCATCAGAGGGTGTGTCTCCATGCTGTCGTCTCTCATTCCACAGGGAAAACAC atattttaaatacacaccTCTCACTGAGCCATGAAGCCAGGGAGAAAGCAGTTGTGGAGATATGGAGATATGTCCGACAACTTCAGGGACCTGTTATATTTATGGGAGATCTGAATGCAGAACCGGATGAACGAGCAATAAA ATTTTTACGAGGAGAGGTTTCCCTTGAAAAACAGCAAACTACAGGTTTTGTAGATGTTTGGTTTGAGTCCCATGGCAGAGAAGTGCCTGGTCTTACATATAATACACTGAAAAAGGAACTGTCTAAACGA ATTGATTACATCTTTATGAAGAAGTCCAAAGACATGCAGCTTGTTGAAGTTACAACACCTGACAACAAACAAAGAGG aCATAAAGCTGCTTCAGACCATTTGCCTGTATTTGCCAAGTTTACACTCGCCACTCCTAACACGTGA